The Heterodontus francisci isolate sHetFra1 chromosome 35, sHetFra1.hap1, whole genome shotgun sequence sequence aaatgaatttaaattaatCCATTGTCGGATGTGAACTTATGTCTCTAAATCATTAACCTGAGCTGCTTGATTACGAGTCCAGTTACATAACCGCTGTGCTACCGTACCCCAatgtggaaatatatcgccattactTCGTTACTGTGTCAAAATTTAGAAATCCCTCCCCAACATTTTGGGAGCACGCTCACCACAGGGAATGCagaggttcaagaaagtggctcaccaccttctctagggcgaaTAGTGatggcaacaaatgccagccttgccaacaacacccacatcccgagaatgaataaacaaaaaagttTTAACTTAATGATGCAGGGAGAAACCAGCCTGACGTGAAGTAGTTTCTAGGTCCCAGAGGTGAGAATACACCACCTTGTACCTGTGGTTTTATAGTTTCGTGCTGAGCATGCAGAAGTGTCTTTCCATTTATGTCAGAAGTTCCAGTTACCAGAGCTTTTAAATAGATTGGGGGGGGCCATTTCCGCTGTTTGCACATTATAGCAGCACTGTAAGCGTGTTCTTTATGCCTGCTTACAATCTAAATAAAGAAGAGTAGAAATCTCCGCAGTGTCCAGGTTGCAATAATGGTCCGTTATATGTTCACAGATATCTCCTTCAGTACCAGGAACCAATTCCATGTGAGCAGTTGGTTACAACACTCTGTGATATCAAGCAGGCTTACACACAGTTCGGAGGTGAGGCAATTGGTAATGTAACTTTCAAAAAAAACATGGAGACTGTTTATAGCTAATGAGTTCTCTCTTACCCTGCATTTCTTAGCCTTAGAATAAGCCCTTCAAAGACGAATGCTGGGAGAATGTCTTCCATCCCTTTGGCTCTCCGTGAAGTGCTGAGGGAAATAGGACTTAGGAGCCATTAGGCccattgagcctactccaccattcgatCAGATCATGGCTGTAgtctcatctccactttcctgtctgcccccccataacccttgacattgtggcgcagtggttagcaccgcaggatcacagctccagcgacccgggttcaattctgggtactgcctgtgtggagtttgtaagttctccctgtctctgcgtgggtttcctccaggtgctccggtttcctcccacagccaaaagacttgcaggttgataggtaaattggccattataaattgcccctagtataggtaggtggtagggaaatatagagacaggtggggatttggtaggaatatggaattagtgtaggattagtataaatgggtggttgatggtcgacacagactcggtgggccgaagggcctgtttcagtgctgtatctctaaactaaactaaacacccgtgtctatcaaaaatctatctaactcaaccttgaataaattcaataaccCAGCTTCGCTGCTTTCTGGGcaaaagaattccacagactaatgaccctcagagaaaagatttctcctcatctccttcttaaaaGGAAAGCCCGTTATCtttaaactctgtcccctagttctagtccccccccctcccgccaccAAAGGAAACATCTTCCTGGTATCCACTCTTATCAAATCctgttaggatcttatatgtttcaataagatcacctctcattcttctaaactccaatgggtataggcccaacctgttcaatcttattTTAAacaagcccttcatccccagaataagtcgagtgaaccttctctgaactgcttctaatgcaattacatccatcAACAAGGATCAGAATGCAGTATAGTGTAAGATAAAGTTAAGGGCACTTCAGGTAGCCGGTTAACATTGAGCCATACTAGAAGTGGTTTTCTTTGCAAACTTATAATGAAAATAAATGTAGTAAAGGAATCAATTAACTTTTTAAACCAAACTAATTCTAGGTTACTGTGTTACTCAGATTAACACGATCAACTATCTGTCACTGTTTTGCTTCTATACGTGACTATTTGTGAATAACCCTGTTTACTCCGCTACAAAAGCATCTGACATGACCGATACTTATTATCCTTTGAAGTGGTGTGGAGGCACAGTGAGATCCAGCGATTGTTTATTAGTCTCTTCGCTGAGACCATGTTATCCCAGATTATTTTGTGCAAGGACTGGTTTCATTTGATATTAAGTGTAAACTTATTATTGGAGCTGGTTTTCCATTGGACATAAGAAAAAGTGTCTGGAGAAGCCGGAGTTGTAATGCTGCCTTCCTAGAAATGAGAATTAGACCAAGGCCTCACCTGCCTGTTGAGTAAGGTGTTGGAATCCCATAGAGCTGTCTGAAAAAGAGCAGGCAGCTATCATGACTCATACTCCTGCCTCAGTCAATATCATGGAATAGGGGTGACCTTATTCCTTCCTCTCTGTGTGATGTTGCTTTGTGCAGAATGACTGCCTATGTAATCACTGTATGTGAAGCTCTTTGAGACATTTGAGAGACGAGATAAAGTGCTGAATAAATGCAGgttgttttttatatatatatatatatatactcgttAAACTTTCTGTAATGTCCTCTCTTGACAAGCTGTATTTCATAACTGACAGGAAAGCGTCCTTTTGGTGTTTCGCTGCTGTACATGGGATGGGATAAGCACTACGGCTATCAGTTGTATCAGAGTGACCCCAGTGGAAACTACGGAGGGTGGAAAGCCACATGCATTGGGAATAATAGTGCTGTAAGTACTTCAAGAGCTGCAGTGACTTTCTAAAGAGAGATGTAACAAGGTGTAGTGACATGTTGGTTTGATCTTTTACTAAGGTATTATGGTTTCCTAATATTTCTAATGCAATGTATGGAAGAATTGATTTATGGAGATTAAAATGGTGAATATTTCTAAACGAGAACATTGGGCTTACAGTGGAATCAAGATTTCAGGCAGGTTATAGCACGCTGTGAACTTGAGATTTAAATGGCTTTAGGTCCCTTATTCTGGATGAAGAGCAGCTCCATTTTGAGACATTTGCCCAGAAGAGAAAGTGAGCTGATTAGCAATTGGCTTTCCCTATACAGCAAAAGTTAACTGGCGACTGTATTCAGCAAATTCCCAACCATGTAATGCATTTGCAATTTTTGGTTATGTCAGTACAACCATACAAAAAGATGAGAAAAGGCCCATCAGATCCATCCATGCATCCTCCATTCAATAAATGGTGCATCTCAGTCCAACCTCCTTCCCAGCCACTGGTATTGCTAACTCCTGGGGTGAATAAAATAAATTCTGGCCAGATTCAGGAGAAACTCTGAAATTATTCCATAGGTCCTTAGTTCAGTCAGGTTACTTATTTTACTTCATAAATACTTAAGCTTAACTACATTGGAACTGTAATAGCCCTGTGTTAGGAACCCATTTCAAACTGAGTCCTGCATTAAACCTCTGTGTCTGTATtctgtcccactcacccatcagtgTTTGCTTGGCAGCTCAGTCCTccgatttaaaattttcatccttctaTTCTAAGTCTCTACTACTCCCAAAATGTACAAGCTTCTTCAGCACTAAACTCTTTCCAGAACACTGATCCTTGTGCATCCTCCCTCTCTTCACAGTACTATTGGTGACTGCTTTCAGCCGTATAGGCCCTACCCTTTGCGATTTCCTCCCTGaatccctctgcctctccacctccgccttaagaccctccttaaaacccatctctttgttaTAGCTTTTGGCCATCCCATGTAACCTTTGGCTCAGCACCCATTTTTGTCTGATTTCCACATTTGCGACACACATTTTTCTCTGTTAAAGGTGCcccataaatgcaagttgctgactTATGTTTGGCCTCTGTGCCCTGGCGTAGGAAAGGGGATCAGCCAAAGTTCCAACCCTTgaaaacatccattagccactgTTGGAAAGTGCCCATCTGTGGGTGTCGGGTAACTGCAGGCATGGGCTGTGCTGCTACTCCACAATCGGATCTCGCCATCGGAGCTCCTGGATATTTGTGGGAGCTTGAATTCTGCCAGATCCTATGGAGCCAGGGGCTAGCTTCAGGCACTGCCTTACTTGGCTGGGAGAGGGATCTTTTACAAACAGCACTGATCAGAGTTAAATGTGGAGAATTATGACAAATTATCAACAACATGTGTATTTATATACCattaatgtagtgaaacatccaGAATTGCACGGGAATGAAATTAAAGGCTGAACCTTCCCAGTAAAGCAATTCTTTTATATATTATTTCCTGGTTCATACACAAATTCAGGATTCACTATGCTTTAGGTATCaatcatggctcagtgggtagcattctcccTTAGGAGCCAGCGGTTGTGGGTTCAGCTCCCACTCTAGAAGCATCAAGGCTGACGATCCgctgcaatgctgagggagtgctgcactgttagaggtgccatattttggatgagaagttaaactgaggctccgtctgccctctcaggtagatgtaaaagatcccacggcactacttcgaagaagagcagggacgttatccccggtatcctggccaataatcATCTCTTAGCCAACATCACaatagcagattatctggtcaatatcactttgctgtttgtaggagcttgttgtgtgcaaattggctgccctgtttcctacattacaacactgactacacttcaaaagtacttcattggctgtaaagcgctttgggatgtcctgaggtcgtgaaaggcactatgtaaatgcacgtTTTTTTTTCATTGGGCAGCTGCTTGGAAACTATACTTTGCACTTGtgttagatggtaaacactgcttgaAGGTTTGAGTCATCGGGTGATGTGGTTGGTGATACCTTGAAGCCAGTAATTGAATTTTTTTGTTAATCTGGTCCAACTCATGTTGCAGGCTGCAGTATCTATGCTGAAACAAGACTTCAAAGAAGGCGATATGACTTTGGAGTCAGCGCTTGCATTAGCTATTAAAGTGTTGAATAAGACCATGGATGTCAGTAAACTATCGGCTGAAAAGGGTAAGGAGTCTTAGTGTTGTAACCTTCTACCCAGGTTCTGTTTAGCTTGCATGCCATAATTTAAAGGTCATATTCAAAGACAAATATTATCAAAGATCATGCTTAATTTCTTAATATCAAAGCCTAATTATATTCCTAGACATTTTCATTTTCTGAGAAGAAAGCAGCTGTATATAATGAAGCCTTAAGATTTTTTCAGAAAAATTGGAACAAAGCCTTGCTCAGTGatatctgcacagctggaaagggcCATTGGTTTTATAAATGCTGTACTAACCTCACCAATGTCTGGGATTAACCTCCCCATGGTGTGGTACGAGACTGTACAGCCCAGGTTGTTGCTggtccagttcctggtatgtgctgAGTTATTTGCCTTGACCCTGATTGGTAGTTGGATGACAGCAGTTGACTGGCCCCAGCCTGGAGAGGTGAAGAGCCATTTTGAGCTCCCAGccgctcagtcctgttggacaagtGAATGCTCAGTGAGGGCAGGGAACAGCACTACCAGCTGTCTCTGAGACACTAAATCAGTGTACTTAAAGCCTCTTGTACTGCCTTAGTGACCTACAATGTACCTATCTTAAAAGTTTATTGATCCACCAAATAAATGGAACAATTTAAAGTTGTTTCTTCATTTGTGTACCTGTATTCTTTTTTGATGAAGCCTCTTCCAAATTATTGAGTGTTCTTTAGAATTGAAATAACTTTTAGAATTTAAATATTTGACTTTGCCATGCAGTGGAAATTGCAACGTTAACCAGAGAAAACGGGAAAACATGCATAAAGGTTCTGAAACAGAAGGAAGTGGAGGTTTTGATTAAGCAACATGAGGAAGAAGAAGCAAAATCTGAGCGTGAGAAAAAAGAGAAGGAGCAAAAGGAAAAGGAGAAATAGAAAAGGCCCATGTTTGTGTTTGAGTAAAAACAAGTTTATTGAAAATCCAGTTGACTGCAGGTTCTCCAACATAGAATAGACTGTACCCAATACCATTCAACATTCTTGTACACTTCCGCACATTAATTGTATATGCACTAGGAattgccagatgggtttttaaataaAGAGTAAAGACAAAAAAATGTGTTTTGATATATTTATTTTACACAAACTGTTAGCAATTTGAATACAGAAGTGATCCAGCAAACCTTGTACAGCAGAGTCATTATGTGGCTGGATGGTAAATGGAAGAGTTTGGTACTCTGAGCTGGGCTTGTGCTGCTGGGGAGGAGTACTGAGAACTTTTAGAGAATGATATCTTGCAATAGCCCGAAAAGGTGAACATGAGGGTGAGAATTTCGACTGATCCCACGGAAAAAGTGCATGATCATCATCTCAACGCTGGACAGTGTAGGAGTAAATTCCGGTTTGTAGGAAAGGCCGTGTGGCGGGATTGAACGTGAATAGCGCAAGGtgctttgggtggcacagtggtgcagttagcaccgcagcatcaccactccagtgacctggattcagttctgggtactgcctgtgcggagtttgcaagttctccctgtgaccgcttgggtttccgccgggtgctgcggtttcctcccacagccaaagacttgcaggttgataggtaaattggccattgtaaattgcccctagtgtaggtaggtggtaggagaatggtggggatgtagtagggaatatgggattaatgtaggatttgtataaatgggtggttgttggttggcacagactctgggccgaagggcctgttgcagtgctgtatctctaaataaaataaataaataaattgggcTGAGTCGAACGTCAGCCAAGAGGCAGTGAATGCTGTGGTTAGTTATTAACTTGATGTTCAGCTGGCCATGTCGAGTGTCTTTCACTGCATTGGCGACCCCCCTTTCTCTTCCATCCTTGTTCCCTCTCCCTTCAAGAAGGTAAATATACTCTGTccacttcggaacataggagcaggagtaggccattcagcccatcaattgaAGGAAGCAGCAATTTGCAAGGACTGGATCTGATTTATTGGTACTAAATGTGGATAATCAATCTCTGGCATTGTCAGGGTCACCCATGAAGGCTAGGCATTTGGGAAGCTGTCAGTGCCTGAGAGATGTACTATGTCATGAATCACTGTAGGAAGGAGCTTTTTCTAGGTAATTAATTTTGGCTAAATTTAGCTGGCTTGTGCATTGCATTGGATTACacctcctccccaccacactgCCTCGGaagacaaaagcaaaacactgcagatgctggaaatctgtaataaagacaaaaaatgctggaaatactcagcagtctggcagtatttgtggggagaaaacaaaagggaaggtctgtgatagggtggaaggcagcggTGTCTTTCCCATTTACACCTTTAAACCCATCTTTTATTTCTTGTCACGATCTCATTTTGCCTTGTACCATTATctttttgtcatttcatctctgctGCCTTCCacgctatcacagaccttcccttttcctACCTCTTCTAATTTAAAGCCTGTTCTATATCAAACTTTTtcaagctctgatgaaaggtcatcaacctgaaacattaaccttttCTCTgctcggatgctgccagacctgctgagtgactcctaaCCGTGCCATTTGCAAACATAACTCCATTCCTTCAtagcataaataggagcaggagtagaccatatggccttagaatcagctccaccattcaatgtgatcatgactgatcttgggcttcaactccactttcctgcccaatccccatatcccttgattccctgagatgctgaaaatctgtctatctcagtcttaaatatattcaacgatggagcatccatgatcctctgtggtagagaattccaaagaattacaaccctttgagtgaagaaatttctcttcatctctgtcctaaatgttcgtccccttatcctgagactgtgccgctgttttagattccccaaccagtggaaataacctctcagtatctaccctatcaagccccttcagattattgtaagtttcaatgcgatcacctcttatttttccaaatttcaaagaatatcggcccaatttactcagcctctcatcatagggcacccctctcatcccagggaccaatctagtgaacttttgctgcactgcctccaatgcatgtatatcacaggaacataggacttaagaggagtagcccttcgagcctgctctgccattcaataagatcatgactgatctagttgtggtctcaacttcactttcctgcctgccccccataacccctgactcccttgtctatcaacaaTCTAACTCAGTCTTgcatatgttcaatgacccagctgcTACTATTTTCTAGGGAAATGAATTCTACAGACTAATGACTCTCTgagtaaaaatttctcctcatctctgtcctaaaagggagacctcttattcttaaactgtgtcccctagttctagttacCCCAACTAGAGGAAAGATCTTCcctgtatccaccctgtcaagtcccctcaggaacttgcatgttttaataagatcacctcattcttctaaactccaatggaaatAGTAgattgaatcttctctgaactactattgcaattatatcatttttcaaataaggagaccaaaactgtacacagtactccagatgtggtctcaccaaggtcctggacAGTAAAACTTCACTacatttatattcaattccccttgtaataaacgtcaacattccatttgccttcctaatcacttgctgtacttgcatactgactttttgtgactcatgtaccaggatacccagatccttctttaaatatggagaccaaaattgaacacagtattccagatgtgctctcaccaaagccctatacaattctagcaagacttctttattcctgtcctccaatccccttgcaataaaggccaacatgccatttgccttcctaattgcttgctgtacctgcatgataacgTTCTGTGTTCctggtacaagcacacccaagtctttctgaacatcaacatttacaagtttcacatctttaaaaaaaaattctgctcttctattcttacgaccaactgAATAACCTCACCTCCACTTTATACTCCACCCCTGTCATCTTGTTtctcactcacttagcctgtctatatctctttgcagcttctctgtgtcctcaCATCTTGCATTTCCACCTAGCTATGTATCATCAGAACACTCgcgttactctctgtctctttatctaagtgattaatatagattgtaaatagctgaggccccagccctGATCCTTGTGatgctccactagtcacagcctgccatctagaaactggcccatttatgcctactccctgcttcctgtctgttaaccaatcctctatccatgctaatatatctctgttacagacaggtgaggagggggtcacagtcgcccctcttgcacttcctcttatttgaccacaacagggtctgTGCTTACCACCTGAGCgtgttaccttttacctttaatgtgatcgtaaaggacccaatcggacaggttttcttgagtttaaacaagaaagaggtaagtttataatACTCAACAAGCTGAACCCGatataaaaacatttttaaaaaaacgcTACACATTCACTCATAATcttgagagtcacacacacacacatgtgatTACAGGGTGAAAAGTAGATTTTATGGTTGGATTAGAGCCAGAAAAAAtgaaaattaaatacacagtctaagAGGTTGGATGACTCAGTAGTCTTCTGGATGAAattgtatccttgaagtctttggctgatcaaagtgcactttgtgactggcctgctttgctcagagttttctTAAAAGACTTGTAGGTGCTCTCTTCCACTGGTCTCTGACTGTagtagtctgtaggcttggagggttcacagtcacagacagtttccaaactcaatgttttccagagagagaaagggaggcacacagccttctctgctgctgcattctcagttactgcttgtctcttgtctGCGTAACAAAATTCCCtgtttttttcagagatggacagacagtcacatggctgCCACAGgggattctctggaaccttctaaggtTCAAAATTgactccacaggccccaggatgcctaTATTTCCACCCTGAGGAGTTAgcactttcaaagtcaatgtgtcaggattgccttgactgacatgctaatgaagcaatcctaggtaatccAATTACTTATGttacgctccagtcaaagcccccaatcaaaatatacgattctgattgtggtgggagaaacgaactgttaattcaatcccgtcactccacagatcgcctaacatatcatttaaacctttccaaattaaagaaagacccagccaaattgtaccagctATTAACCCTcaatgaggctaatcaaaccaggtgtctttaaatcaacaaattaactgtttaattagaaaaacaaaattcttaaatactatgaagatataaacaacatttaaaatagaaaaaattagagtccttgcaaatttacagtccaatgttgcttgaagtcctcacaaccaTCCAaaggggggaaaaaaggttcttccaccgtAGACTAATTCCAGCAGTACGTGATGCTTtcattctccagcgaatttcaacaattaatgacttgcgaacactttcagtagaatcaatctgacattagagtttttgagggataaaagattgtcacagtctaacttcccttccttcagttcaaattatcagagatctccgttttggcttgattttttttaaattttgtaagataataattaaacagactaaaattctattccttcagtttaaatggttaagaactctttttccaggtgctgtcagcaCAACTAtctgtgtgtgttctgttagaacaaactgtcttcaactaaaaagccagttcaaaattgaattgtaacaaatgtatcgcatgatactcactcccagtttgtatctatggtaacgagaatgcaccctttgaatcgcagtctccaaatggttgtatgcaacggcaaccgaaaatgcacctttctttAACTTCTcagttaaagcaatactgatcctttgcaagccttaaaggtatgtcctcagtaccttgctctacggcagcgaggcctggacaacgtatgccagccaagagcgacgtctcaattcattccatcttcgctgccttcggagaatacttggcatcaggtggcaggactatatctccaacacagaagtccttgaagcggccaacacccccagcttatacacactactgagtcagcggcgcttgagatggcttggccatgtgagccgcatggaagatggcaggatccccaaagacacattgtacagcgagctcgcc is a genomic window containing:
- the psma4 gene encoding proteasome subunit alpha type-4; this encodes MSRRYDSRTTIFSPEGRLYQVEYAMEAIGHAGTCLGILANDGVLLAAERRNIHKLLDEVFFSEKIYKLNDDMACSVAGITSDANVLTNELRLIAQRYLLQYQEPIPCEQLVTTLCDIKQAYTQFGGKRPFGVSLLYMGWDKHYGYQLYQSDPSGNYGGWKATCIGNNSAAAVSMLKQDFKEGDMTLESALALAIKVLNKTMDVSKLSAEKVEIATLTRENGKTCIKVLKQKEVEVLIKQHEEEEAKSEREKKEKEQKEKEK